From the Manis javanica isolate MJ-LG chromosome 13, MJ_LKY, whole genome shotgun sequence genome, one window contains:
- the ZNRF4 gene encoding E3 ubiquitin-protein ligase ZNRF4 yields the protein MGGWPPVLALGAFKALLILCTLLAPSQAVVRAVLDNNSSMVDFADLQALFGVPLAPEGVRGYLMEAKPANACQPIQGPWLGNGSLGAIVLIRRYDCTFDVKVLHAQQAGFKVAIIHNVGSDDLVRMTHFSEDLQHQITIPSVFVSESTSRNLRVIVRCGKSAHVLLLPNYRLRPHLDFHPVLALSWVLGSTLLTSTILILPIWLCAWWTCRPVVKTQAHQKAQVHTFTRRHDVCAICLEKYKEGDQLKILPCCHVYHCKCIDPWFSRASQHTCPVCKQSVASTEDDTSDSPVESFADEDLLFPGSRPPIWAIQAQLCSRRL from the coding sequence ATGGGGGGGTGGCCACCAGTCCTGGCCCTGGGGGCGTTTAAGGCCTTGCTGATCCTGTGCACGCTGCTGGCGCCCTCACAGGCGGTGGTGCGGGCCGTGCTGGACAACAACTCGAGCATGGTGGACTTTGCGGATTTGCAAGCCCTGTTCGGGGTGCCCCTGGCCCCCGAGGGTGTGCGGGGCTACCTGATGGAGGCCAAGCCGGCCAATGCGTGCCAGCCCATCCAGGGGCCCTGGCTGGGTAATGGCTCCCTGGGCGCCATTGTGCTGATCCGCCGCTATGACTGCACGTTTGACGTCAAGGTGCTGCATGCCCAGCAGGCCGGCTTCAAGGTGGCCATCATACACAATGTTGGCTCGGACGACCTGGTGCGCATGACGCACTTCTCCGAGGACCTGCAGCACCAGATCACCATCCCCTCAGTGTTCGTGAGTGAGTCCACCTCGCGTAATCTGCGCGTCATCGTGCGCTGTGGCAAGTCGGCCCACGTGCTCCTGCTGCCCAACTACCGGCTGCGCCCTCACCTGGACTTCCACCCCGTGCTGGCACTTTCCTGGGTGCTGGGCAGCACCCTGCTCACGTCCACCATCCTCATCCTGCCCATCTGGCTCTGCGCCTGGTGGACCTGCAGGCCGGTGGTCAAGACGCAGGCCCACCAGAAGGCCCAGGTCCACACCTTCACGCGGCGCCATGATGTATGTGCCATCTGCCTGGAGAAGTACAAGGAGGGTGATCAGCTCAAGATCTTGCCCTGTTGCCACGTGTACCACTGCAAGTGCATTGACCCCTGGTTCTCCCGGGCCAGCCAGCACACCTGCCCCGTGTGCAAGCAGTCAGTGGCCAGCACCGAGGACGACACCTCTGACTCCCCCGTCGAGAGCTTTGCTGACGAGGACCTCTTGTTCCCCGGAAGCCGGCCCCCAATCTGGGCCATCCAGGCCCAGCTGTGCTCGCGGAGGCTGTAG